AAAATGACCCCTGAAGGAATCGAACCTTCAACCCTCTGATTAAGAGTCAGATGCTCTGCCAGTTGAGCTAAGGGGCCATGCGGGGAAAGAGGATACTACCAGATCATCTTGTCAGCGTCAAGGTCTTTCGGGCGGCTTATTCCTCTTCCGGCGGCAGAATGGGGGAGTACTGCAACGTCTGGCTGCGGGTACCATTTTCCTGCTGGTTGAACGCTTCAATGCACCGCAGCAGGCGGGGTTCCAGGTAGGTCATGCCCGTTGCCGGCGAGTCAAAGAAATGAAACAGATCCAAGTCTTGCCTGGCGATGAATCCATGGTCGACCAACTTGTCGAAGTTGATCAGGTTTCGCCAGTATTCACGGTCAAAGAGCATGATGGAGAGGTTCTGTTTGTGCACTTTGTGTGTTTGTACCAGGGTGAGGGTTTCAAACAGCTCGTCCATGGTGCCGAATCCGCCGGGAAAACAGATCAGTGCCTTGGCATGGAAAAGGAACCACAACTTGCGCATAAAGAAGTAGTGGAATTCGAAATTGAGTTCTGGTGATATATACGGGTTGGGAAACTGTTCGTGGGGCAAAGAGACATTCAAACCAATGGAATGGAAACTGGCTCGAGAGGCGCCGCGGTTGGCCGCTTCCATGATGCCCGGACCGCCGCCGGAACAGATGGCCAGGCTGCGGCCGATGCTTCCCTGCTCTTTGGCCCAGTTCGAGAT
This window of the Candidatus Aminicenantes bacterium genome carries:
- a CDS encoding LOG family protein yields the protein MKRAPKAYKNKEFLQSHHARPLRILAEYLEPESRFHELGILHSVVFFGSARVKSSREGGGPTARYYDAAEELAYLISNWAKEQGSIGRSLAICSGGGPGIMEAANRGASRASFHSIGLNVSLPHEQFPNPYISPELNFEFHYFFMRKLWFLFHAKALICFPGGFGTMDELFETLTLVQTHKVHKQNLSIMLFDREYWRNLINFDKLVDHGFIARQDLDLFHFFDSPATGMTYLEPRLLRCIEAFNQQENGTRSQTLQYSPILPPEEE